The following proteins are co-located in the Vigna angularis cultivar LongXiaoDou No.4 chromosome 2, ASM1680809v1, whole genome shotgun sequence genome:
- the LOC108328946 gene encoding lipid phosphate phosphatase delta — MEGEGAAVWQGAVLGGILFWIVFASYLDVTRKLRSFFQPWVSHHVETQTSVVLKIQSYGFGFLDALFSGLSCVVSVPFYTGFLPLLFWSGHGKLARQMTLLMAFCDYLGNCIKDVVSAPRPASPPVKRVTATKDEEENALEYGLPSSHTLNTVCLSGYLLHYVLTHTQIQGAYITYLGISLAFMLVLLIGLGRIYLGMHSVVDVLAGLLVGLVILAFWLTVHEHIDSFVISGQNVTSFWAVLSFLLLFAYPTPELPTPSFEFHTAFNGVALGIVAGVQQTYHQFHHGDVPRLFSSELSVLVFAGRMLVGIPTILTVKFCSKALAKWTIPMVANTLGIPIKSTSYIPTLNGSAAVKKSDKLKQGYLQKLLFRYKYKAFDVDTGIRFLQYAGLAWSVVDLVPSLFSYMSL; from the exons atggagGGTGAGGGTGCGGCAGTGTGGCAAGGTGCGGTTTTGGGTGGAATACTTTTCTGGATTGTTTTTGCTTCATACCTCGACGTTACTCGCAAGCTTAGATCTTTCTTTCAACCTTGGGTTTCTCATCATGTTGAAACTCAAACCTCTGTTGTCCTTAAGATCCAG AGTTACGGGTTTGGGTTCCTGGATGCACTTTTCTCAGGGTTGTCTTGCGTTGTTTCTGTGCCCTTCTACACTGGTTTTCTCCCTCTGCTGTTCTGG AGTGGACATGGCAAACTGGCGAGGCAGATGACGTTGTTGATGGCGTTTTGTGATTATCTTGGTAACTGCATAAAG GATGTGGTTTCAGCTCCAAGACCTGCTTCTCCACCTGTCAAGAGAGTAACTGCCacaaaagatgaagaagagaatgCGTTAGAATATGGATTGCCTTCTTCTCACACCCTCAACACAGTTTGCTTATCTGG CTACCTTCTGCACTATGTTCTGACTCATACTCAAATTCAAGGTGCCTATATTACTTATCTTGGAATTTCTCTTGCCTTCATGCTGGTGCTTCTCATTGGTTTGG GAAGAATTTATCTTGGCATGCATAGTGTGGTTGATGTTCTTGCTGGCCTTCTTGTTGGATTGGTGATCCTTGCTTTCTGGCTTACGGTTCATGAACACATAGACAGTTTTGTGATCTCAGGACAAAATG TTACATCCTTTTGGGCTGTCTTGAGCTTCCTCTTGCTTTTTGCTTATCCTACACCTGAACTTCCAACTCCAAGCTTCGAGTTTCACACTGCATTCAATGGTGTTGCACTGGGAATT GTGGCTGGAGTACAGCAAACATACCATCAATTTCACCATGGCGACGTTCCTCGTTTGTTCTCTTCAGAACTGAGTGTGCTTGTATTTGCGGGAAGGATGCTGGTGGGCATACCTACAATTCTAACCGTGAAATTCTGCAGTAAGGCTCTCGCAAAATGGACCATTCCTATGGTAGCAAACACCTTGGGCATCCCAATAAAATCAACCAGCTACATACCCACATTGAATGGATCCGCTGCAGTGAAAAAGTCTGATAAGCTCAAACAAGGTTACTTGCAAAAGCTTCTTTTCCGGTATAAGTATAAGGCATTCGATGTTGATACCGGAATTAGATTTCTTCAGTATGCAGGTCTCGCCTGGTCTGTAGTTGATCTAGTGCCGTCGCTTTTTTCATACATGAGTTTGTGA
- the LOC108328947 gene encoding serine/threonine-protein phosphatase PP2A catalytic subunit, giving the protein MGANSMLSESSHDVDDQISQLMQCKPLSEQQVRVLCEKAKEILMDESNVQPVKSPVTICGDIHGQFHDLAELFRIGGKCPDTNYLFMGDYVDRGYYSVETVTLLVALKVRYPQRITILRGNHESRQITQVYGFYDECLRKYGNANVWKTFTDLFDFFPLTALVESEIFCLHGGLSPSIETLDNIRNFDRVQEVPHEGPMCDLLWSDPDDRCGWGISPRGAGYTFGQDISEQFNHTNSLKLIARAHQLVMDGFNWAHEQKVVTIFSAPNYCYRCGNMASILEVDDCKGHTFIQFEPAPRRGEPDVTRRTPDYFL; this is encoded by the exons ATGGGCGCCAATTCCATGCTCTCCGAATCCTCTCACGATGTCGACGATCAGATCTCCCAGCTAATGCAGTGCAAGCCACTCTCCGAGCAACAG GTCAGAGTTTTATGTGAGAAGGCCAAGGAGATTTTAATGGATGAAAGTAATGTTCAG CCTGTTAAAAGCCCGGTGACAATTTGTGGCGATATTCATGGGCAGTTTCATGATCTTGCTGAACTGTTTCGAATTGGAGGGAAG TGTCCAGACACTAACTACTTGTTTATGGGTGATTATGTGGACCGCGGTTACTATTCAGTTGAGACTGTAACT CTCCTTGTGGCACTGAAAGTGCGGTATCCTCAGCGGATTACTATTCTTAGAGGGAACCATGAGAGCCGTCAG ATTACTCAAGTGTATGGATTTTATGATGAATGCCTTCGAAA GTATGGTAATGCTAATGTTTGGAAGACCTTTACAGatctttttgattttttcccatTGACAGCGTTG GTTGAATCAGAAATATTCTGCTTGCATGGTGGACTTTCACCTTCAATTGAGACCCTTGATAACATACGGAACTTTGATCGTGTTCAAGAAGTTCCTCATGAAGGCCCCATGTGTGATCTATTGTGGTCTGACCCAGATGACAGATGCGGCTGGGGAATTTCTCCTCGAGGTGCTGGATATACTTTTGGCCAG GATATATCAGAACAATTTAATCACACAAACAGCCTCAAGTTGATTGCTAGAGCTCATCAGCTGGTTATGGATGGATTTAACTGGGCTCAT GAACAAAAGGTGGTTACCATTTTTAGTGCGCCAAACTACTGTTACCGATGTGGGAACATGGCTTCCATATTGGAGGTTGATGACTGCAAGGGACACACATTTATTCAG TTTGAACCTGCGCCTAGGAGAGGAGAACCTGATGTGACTCGTAGAACGCCTGATTATTTCTTATAA